One window of Aerococcus tenax genomic DNA carries:
- the proB gene encoding glutamate 5-kinase, translated as MHRDSLKDAKRIVIKVGTNSLMTSTNNIRYQRIDRLAYVISSLAQSGKEVILVSSGAMGVGCAQLNLPKRPKNIPDQQAVAAVGQVALMNTYARFFSYYHKSVAQILMTRDVIDFHDSLANLKNNFASLLKHQIIPIVNENDAIAVDEMDHKVRFGDNDNLSALVASIVEADLLILLTDVDGFYDANPNTDPQAHRFSTIHEVNADYLAMAGDKGSTFSTGGMHSKLKAAAKTLEEGRRLVIMSSEEPSQIFDVLKGADIGTAFIPKN; from the coding sequence TTGCATCGTGATTCTCTTAAAGACGCCAAGCGAATTGTTATCAAAGTGGGTACCAATTCCCTGATGACGTCAACCAACAATATCCGCTACCAACGCATTGACCGCCTAGCTTATGTGATCTCTTCCCTTGCCCAAAGTGGAAAAGAAGTCATCTTAGTCTCTTCGGGAGCCATGGGGGTGGGCTGTGCCCAACTCAATCTCCCCAAGCGCCCCAAAAATATTCCCGACCAACAAGCCGTTGCCGCTGTCGGTCAAGTGGCTCTAATGAATACCTACGCCCGCTTTTTCTCTTATTATCATAAATCAGTCGCCCAAATTCTCATGACTAGAGACGTGATTGATTTCCATGATTCTCTAGCCAATTTGAAAAATAATTTTGCCAGTTTACTCAAGCACCAAATTATCCCTATCGTTAATGAAAATGACGCCATTGCCGTCGATGAAATGGACCATAAAGTACGTTTTGGAGATAATGATAACCTCTCCGCCTTGGTGGCTTCCATAGTTGAAGCTGACCTGCTTATCTTATTAACCGACGTGGATGGCTTTTATGATGCTAACCCGAATACTGATCCCCAAGCCCACCGCTTCTCTACCATCCATGAAGTTAATGCAGATTATCTGGCCATGGCTGGTGATAAGGGATCGACCTTCTCTACCGGTGGTATGCATAGTAAGCTGAAGGCAGCTGCTAAAACCCTAGAAGAAGGTCGTCGCTTAGTCATTATGTCTTCCGAAGAGCCCAGTCAAATCTTTGATGTCTTAAAAGGCGCCGATATCGGCACCGCTTTTATTCCTAAAAACTAA
- a CDS encoding M15 family metallopeptidase, whose product MKDWLKNHPKAYILGLILLYAIILLGVDIYYPGFKAASEAQQEEKFSPDDELAQLNQKLTEKEIGVADLKDQRMQGVTLADVQAHHPQYSLTELIQAIPTEDQPGDWRLKVVNPLFPLTEPVDIQTATASNGQLYDERIEDPLNHLMEAAQKAGYPLTIVSAYRDVNSQEKNRQSMIQMYQAGGASLEEAKAKTDAYVAPTHASEHSTGLALDLLGTDWVQAKRGLETDYAKEASAQWLRDHAQDYGFILRYLEGKEAVTGYDFEPWHYRYVGVATAQYIKRYQLTLEEYLVLLAARQGQKLTYQVDPSLPTD is encoded by the coding sequence ATGAAAGATTGGTTAAAAAATCACCCTAAAGCCTATATTTTGGGACTTATTTTACTTTATGCAATCATCCTACTTGGAGTAGATATTTATTATCCCGGTTTCAAAGCCGCCAGCGAAGCCCAACAGGAGGAAAAATTTAGCCCAGACGATGAATTGGCCCAATTGAATCAAAAATTAACTGAGAAAGAGATAGGAGTGGCTGATTTAAAGGACCAACGTATGCAGGGCGTGACCCTAGCAGATGTCCAAGCTCACCATCCCCAATACTCACTCACAGAGCTTATCCAAGCTATTCCGACCGAAGACCAGCCAGGTGATTGGCGGCTAAAAGTGGTTAATCCGCTTTTTCCCTTGACTGAACCAGTGGATATTCAGACCGCTACTGCCTCCAATGGTCAGCTTTATGATGAGCGTATCGAAGACCCTCTCAATCATTTAATGGAAGCCGCTCAAAAAGCCGGCTATCCCTTGACTATTGTTTCCGCCTATCGGGATGTCAATAGCCAGGAAAAGAACCGGCAAAGCATGATTCAGATGTATCAGGCAGGGGGCGCAAGTTTAGAGGAAGCTAAGGCTAAAACTGATGCCTACGTGGCCCCAACCCATGCCTCAGAACACAGCACGGGTTTAGCCCTAGACCTCTTGGGGACCGATTGGGTTCAAGCTAAGCGGGGGCTGGAAACAGACTATGCTAAAGAGGCTTCAGCCCAATGGCTTAGGGACCATGCGCAAGACTATGGCTTTATCCTCCGCTACTTAGAAGGCAAGGAGGCTGTCACGGGTTATGATTTTGAGCCATGGCATTACCGTTATGTAGGGGTTGCCACTGCCCAATACATTAAGCGTTACCAGCTCACTTTAGAAGAATATTTAGTCTTATTAGCCGCCCGCCAGGGGCAAAAACTCACTTACCAAGTGGATCCCTCCTTGCCTACTGATTAA
- a CDS encoding haloacid dehalogenase-like hydrolase, producing MPQLAPQNWEPQLYQRLDQLIKTHQQPRDTPRAQKSYVVFDFDHTSIFNDIEDHSMVYTAAHLAYQLSPSEMRNCLSQNKAALDQAISDRKPQISFQALIDDIIADYQKLYPQRDDYQKSQKSLEDRLEADPLFFNFFCKIRTFYLAYNQRFPKQAGTSCPSFLYQNFTEVDFVDLGKKALAYGLRAPIKDFTWTYSLSGNPAQALTTHFSQGLRIPNELIKLYQSLHTAGIATYIVSASPQTLVETAVKYFYPIDPPEIIGMSYKQDEAGIYQAQLESHAPITKAAGKVQAIQKIIQPRHQGREPLAVFGDSMGDYQMFQAFSPSTTRVLFNRLLNDKTQDFVSQAQKEYAKPNQVYFIQGRNNNTGALRPSQETIPFGQDQAYLSQALNQ from the coding sequence ATGCCTCAACTTGCCCCCCAAAATTGGGAACCCCAGCTCTACCAGAGACTTGACCAGCTGATTAAAACTCATCAACAACCAAGGGATACTCCCCGAGCCCAAAAAAGCTATGTCGTTTTTGACTTTGACCATACCAGCATCTTTAACGATATTGAAGACCATAGTATGGTCTACACCGCTGCCCACTTAGCCTATCAATTAAGCCCTAGTGAAATGAGAAACTGCTTAAGTCAAAATAAAGCGGCTCTCGACCAAGCTATAAGTGACCGAAAACCGCAAATCAGCTTTCAAGCACTTATCGATGATATTATCGCTGACTACCAAAAGCTCTATCCCCAACGAGATGACTATCAGAAAAGCCAAAAATCTCTAGAAGACCGGCTTGAGGCTGACCCCTTATTCTTCAATTTTTTCTGTAAGATACGGACCTTTTACTTGGCTTATAACCAGCGCTTTCCAAAGCAAGCAGGCACTTCCTGTCCAAGTTTTCTCTATCAAAACTTCACTGAAGTCGACTTTGTCGACCTCGGTAAAAAAGCCCTGGCTTATGGCTTAAGGGCTCCAATTAAAGACTTCACTTGGACCTATTCACTGTCAGGAAACCCTGCTCAAGCTCTTACCACCCACTTTAGCCAGGGGCTACGCATTCCCAATGAATTGATTAAGCTCTACCAGAGCTTGCATACTGCTGGGATCGCCACTTATATTGTGAGCGCTAGTCCCCAAACTCTGGTGGAAACGGCCGTCAAATATTTCTATCCGATTGACCCACCCGAGATTATCGGCATGTCCTATAAACAGGATGAAGCCGGCATCTACCAAGCCCAATTAGAAAGTCATGCTCCGATTACTAAGGCGGCAGGTAAGGTTCAGGCCATTCAAAAGATCATCCAGCCCCGTCATCAAGGCAGAGAACCTTTGGCGGTCTTTGGCGATAGTATGGGGGACTACCAGATGTTTCAAGCCTTCTCTCCCTCCACCACCCGGGTACTCTTCAACCGTTTATTAAATGATAAGACCCAAGACTTTGTCAGCCAGGCCCAAAAAGAATATGCCAAGCCTAACCAGGTGTATTTTATCCAGGGCCGGAACAATAATACGGGAGCTTTGCGCCCTTCCCAAGAAACCATCCCCTTTGGTCAAGACCAGGCCTATCTCAGCCAAGCTCTTAATCAGTAG
- a CDS encoding tetratricopeptide repeat protein, giving the protein MDEQQQSLLNDLSKNFTGNFKDDMTYIVSKVKDHFRDLQEDEELRQRIEKVLLDAYPEEEEPILRLWTDLTDRSDDDFIQHMKELIDEGKATDAQFEMNLFINAMEADFIEYKPKPNVKYYSINDWIDLFIFTWYEPQTLELRPTKRDYSKIYTSYAEVLMAANEWQEAAEAYKQALLWNPYNAKTIFNLAGVYQLMEQYGMSFATILNGFRYAVRREDFSRGYAYLAYFYEKKDDLKTATQLYYLSLAWSDNSRAKERLAVIEEELGHLDPALEGEALQKFKKDYRINNYPNAEMLNGLKAAASRAMALHSYETAYVYYGLYMDLVDSPEDYIVKMIWELDYRLKGDQDCE; this is encoded by the coding sequence ATGGACGAACAACAGCAAAGTCTGTTAAATGATTTAAGTAAAAACTTTACGGGAAACTTTAAAGACGATATGACCTATATTGTTAGCAAGGTCAAGGATCATTTCCGTGATTTACAAGAGGATGAAGAATTACGTCAGCGGATTGAGAAAGTCCTCCTAGATGCTTATCCTGAAGAAGAGGAACCAATTTTACGTTTATGGACAGATTTGACGGATCGTTCTGATGATGATTTCATCCAACATATGAAAGAATTAATTGATGAAGGGAAGGCCACTGATGCCCAATTTGAAATGAATCTCTTTATCAATGCCATGGAAGCTGACTTTATCGAATATAAGCCTAAGCCGAATGTAAAATATTATTCGATTAATGACTGGATCGACTTATTTATTTTTACTTGGTATGAACCTCAAACACTCGAATTGCGTCCAACCAAACGCGATTATTCCAAAATCTATACTTCCTACGCTGAAGTGCTGATGGCTGCCAATGAATGGCAGGAGGCCGCTGAAGCCTATAAGCAAGCCTTGCTTTGGAATCCTTATAATGCCAAAACTATTTTTAATCTGGCAGGGGTTTACCAATTGATGGAACAATATGGGATGAGCTTTGCAACGATTTTGAATGGTTTTCGCTACGCCGTAAGACGGGAAGATTTCTCCCGGGGCTATGCCTATCTGGCTTATTTCTATGAGAAAAAAGATGACCTAAAAACCGCGACTCAGTTATACTACCTGAGTTTAGCTTGGTCGGATAATTCCCGGGCTAAAGAACGTTTGGCAGTTATTGAAGAAGAATTGGGTCACTTAGACCCCGCCCTTGAAGGCGAAGCCCTGCAAAAATTTAAGAAAGATTACCGTATTAACAACTATCCGAATGCAGAAATGCTGAATGGACTCAAGGCTGCAGCCAGTCGGGCCATGGCCCTGCATTCCTATGAAACCGCCTATGTTTATTATGGACTCTATATGGACTTGGTCGACTCACCCGAAGACTATATTGTTAAGATGATTTGGGAACTGGATTACCGTTTGAAAGGTGACCAGGACTGTGAATAG
- a CDS encoding helix-turn-helix domain-containing protein yields MSLLSVPYRIKVTALKKDNLLTYNRSLYHRQEMLFSQKDLEIQTPNQSLTLQSQQVVSLPANIRVNFKTDKIDKDQEHLGFLLAIGDPYLEAVSDSFIATPEINQLFAKMQILSVDRHDWKYLNQVLTEMNQTQSYAKTQLQQKRLFALTCQLLVDCCHLFEQKHLHPHIRDQRYELATAIAQFIDSHLAEDLPLSLISKRFAYSSSTLNRLFEEFYHSTLHQYIINKRLNRAQELISQGESIQNTWQKVGFNDYSSFYRAFKKHYHYPPHDLRKH; encoded by the coding sequence ATGTCACTCTTATCAGTTCCCTACCGGATCAAAGTCACTGCTTTAAAAAAAGACAATTTGCTGACCTATAATCGTTCCCTGTATCACCGTCAGGAAATGCTCTTTAGCCAAAAAGATTTAGAAATCCAAACGCCCAACCAAAGCCTAACTCTCCAAAGCCAGCAGGTCGTTTCCCTCCCTGCCAATATCCGGGTCAACTTTAAGACTGATAAGATCGACAAGGACCAGGAACATCTGGGCTTTCTTTTAGCTATCGGTGACCCCTACTTGGAAGCGGTCAGTGATAGCTTTATCGCTACTCCTGAAATTAATCAACTATTTGCTAAAATGCAGATTTTAAGTGTTGACCGTCACGATTGGAAATACCTCAACCAGGTACTTACTGAAATGAACCAAACCCAATCCTATGCCAAGACTCAGCTCCAACAAAAGCGACTTTTCGCCTTAACCTGCCAATTACTGGTGGACTGTTGTCATTTATTTGAGCAAAAACACCTCCACCCCCATATTCGTGACCAACGCTATGAATTAGCCACAGCCATTGCTCAATTTATTGACAGCCACTTGGCTGAAGACTTACCCTTATCGCTCATTTCCAAGCGCTTTGCTTATAGTAGTTCCACCCTCAATCGTTTGTTTGAAGAATTTTACCATTCTACTCTCCACCAATACATCATCAACAAAAGATTGAACCGCGCTCAGGAATTAATTAGTCAAGGGGAGTCGATCCAAAACACTTGGCAAAAGGTGGGCTTTAATGACTACTCCTCTTTTTATCGCGCATTCAAAAAGCACTACCACTACCCACCCCACGATCTTCGCAAACATTAA
- the dapA gene encoding 4-hydroxy-tetrahydrodipicolinate synthase: protein MSIYTGSGVALVTPYEDTAEKKVNFDVFKELIDFQIDAGTDALIIDGTTGEASTQTDEEQVEVIKFAVDYVNGRVPVIAGAGSNDTRHGVQLTKDCEAVGADAILSVTPYYLKTSQQGLIEHYHAIAGAVDIPVILYDVPGRTGMTIQPESLKELAKVDNIVALKDATGNFNHSVDNLHAVGEAIDFYSGNDDTIVPLMSLGAKGVISVLANIAPKAVNQMTHVALKSDFKTARKIQADYKPLIDLLFAEPNPIPIKAAVALLGFNVGPTRLPLTAPGSELVEKIKAEMHFLGII from the coding sequence ATGTCAATTTATACTGGTTCAGGCGTTGCTTTAGTGACACCCTATGAGGATACGGCAGAAAAAAAGGTTAATTTTGATGTATTCAAAGAATTAATCGACTTTCAAATTGACGCTGGTACTGACGCCCTCATTATCGACGGTACAACTGGTGAAGCTTCCACTCAAACCGACGAAGAGCAAGTTGAAGTCATTAAGTTTGCGGTAGATTATGTTAATGGACGCGTTCCTGTGATAGCCGGTGCGGGCTCCAATGATACCCGCCACGGCGTCCAATTAACCAAAGACTGTGAAGCAGTCGGTGCGGATGCCATTCTTTCTGTTACCCCCTACTACTTAAAAACCAGCCAACAAGGCCTCATCGAACACTACCACGCCATTGCTGGAGCGGTAGACATTCCTGTTATCCTCTATGACGTACCAGGAAGAACGGGGATGACCATTCAACCGGAAAGTCTTAAAGAATTAGCTAAGGTGGATAATATTGTCGCTTTAAAGGATGCAACCGGTAACTTTAACCATTCTGTCGATAACTTACATGCTGTTGGTGAAGCCATCGATTTCTATTCAGGTAATGATGATACCATCGTGCCATTAATGAGTTTAGGCGCAAAAGGGGTTATTTCTGTTTTAGCTAATATTGCTCCCAAAGCCGTTAATCAAATGACCCATGTGGCACTAAAGAGTGACTTCAAAACCGCAAGAAAGATTCAAGCCGACTACAAACCACTGATTGACTTACTCTTTGCTGAACCTAACCCTATTCCAATCAAGGCAGCGGTAGCCTTACTTGGTTTTAATGTGGGACCTACCCGCCTACCTTTAACGGCTCCGGGTAGTGAATTAGTCGAAAAAATTAAAGCTGAAATGCATTTCCTAGGCATCATTTAA
- the alr gene encoding alanine racemase, with protein sequence MICGEHRPTRVVVSIPNIVDNYLLFKHAFSPKAKTYAVIKADAYGHGSIPIAKALTEAGADGFCVAVTDEALALREAGIQAPILILGITEVEDAWLHAQHDISLTISSLDWLKAAYAQRPTDQEFPPLKLHLKVDSGMGRIGLRDSQAGQEIIDYISDHQEAFELDGIFTHYATADSDQVKDQDYVAKQSQRFEDFIQALDFSHLNKKPLIHRSNTALALWYPEKNMDIVRLGIGLYGESPAGPDFALPDDMQLKPAFTLESELVYVKKLQAGESISYGATYTTESDQWIGTLPIGYADGLPRSSSGFEVLIAGYKCPIVGRVCMDQCMVALPKELPLHEKVILIGSDDYGNHISAWDLALYNHTIAYEITCGISERVPRTYVYS encoded by the coding sequence ATGATTTGTGGCGAACATCGCCCTACTCGGGTTGTTGTTTCAATTCCAAATATTGTTGATAACTACCTACTATTTAAACATGCCTTTAGCCCTAAAGCCAAGACATATGCAGTGATTAAAGCAGATGCCTATGGTCACGGCTCTATTCCGATTGCAAAAGCCCTCACTGAAGCCGGGGCAGATGGCTTTTGCGTGGCTGTCACTGATGAAGCTCTAGCCCTCAGAGAAGCCGGTATCCAGGCTCCTATCCTCATTTTAGGGATCACCGAGGTTGAAGATGCCTGGCTTCATGCCCAACACGATATTAGTCTGACCATCTCGTCTTTAGATTGGTTAAAAGCGGCTTACGCCCAACGCCCAACAGACCAAGAATTCCCCCCTTTAAAACTACATCTCAAGGTGGATTCAGGAATGGGTCGGATTGGTTTACGGGATAGTCAGGCGGGCCAGGAAATTATCGACTATATCAGTGACCACCAAGAAGCTTTTGAATTAGACGGAATTTTTACCCATTATGCCACTGCTGATAGTGATCAAGTCAAGGATCAAGACTATGTCGCTAAGCAATCCCAACGTTTTGAAGACTTTATCCAGGCCTTAGATTTTTCTCACCTTAATAAGAAGCCCCTCATTCACCGGTCCAACACGGCCCTGGCCCTCTGGTACCCAGAAAAAAACATGGACATCGTCCGCCTAGGGATTGGTTTATATGGGGAAAGTCCCGCCGGCCCCGATTTTGCCCTTCCAGATGATATGCAACTAAAACCGGCCTTCACCCTGGAAAGTGAATTAGTCTATGTCAAAAAATTACAAGCTGGCGAATCGATTAGCTATGGAGCGACTTACACCACTGAATCGGATCAATGGATTGGAACCCTTCCGATTGGCTATGCTGATGGGCTACCAAGGTCTTCCTCTGGCTTTGAAGTCTTGATCGCTGGTTACAAGTGCCCAATTGTGGGACGGGTATGCATGGACCAATGCATGGTCGCTCTCCCTAAAGAACTCCCCCTCCACGAAAAGGTCATCTTGATTGGTAGCGATGATTACGGCAACCACATTTCGGCCTGGGATCTCGCTTTATATAACCACACTATTGCCTATGAAATTACCTGTGGCATTAGCGAACGGGTCCCGCGCACCTATGTCTACTCATAA
- a CDS encoding low molecular weight protein-tyrosine-phosphatase gives MIRICFVCLGNICRSPMAEALMREAVKKNHWERVVQVESAAISDWEIGNGVHPGSRQILEREGIPWEDLISSPLTEEIIQEADLLIGMDDQNIADIKRLDADPQKVFRLMDFTDQGGIIDDPWYTGKFELTFEKVSQGIQGLCDYLKENYPQQLN, from the coding sequence ATGATTAGAATTTGTTTTGTATGTTTGGGTAATATTTGTCGCTCACCCATGGCAGAGGCCTTGATGCGTGAAGCAGTCAAAAAGAACCACTGGGAGAGAGTGGTTCAGGTTGAATCAGCAGCTATTTCTGACTGGGAAATAGGTAATGGTGTCCATCCAGGCAGCCGTCAAATCTTGGAGAGGGAAGGGATTCCGTGGGAGGACTTGATTTCATCCCCCTTAACTGAAGAGATAATTCAAGAGGCAGATTTATTAATCGGGATGGATGACCAAAATATTGCCGATATCAAGCGGCTAGACGCTGACCCCCAAAAGGTCTTCCGCCTCATGGATTTCACCGACCAAGGCGGCATTATTGATGACCCCTGGTATACCGGAAAATTTGAATTAACTTTCGAGAAAGTCAGCCAAGGCATCCAAGGGCTCTGTGACTATCTCAAGGAGAATTATCCCCAGCAATTAAATTAA
- the metK gene encoding methionine adenosyltransferase has protein sequence MSKEKRLFTSESVTEGHPDKVADQISDAILDAAIAQDPNSRVACETIVNTGLVFIFGEISTKAVLNYQKIVRDTVTKIGYRRGKFGFDAENLSVMVAIDQQSPDIAQGVDISLEARKEDDSLAAEEAIESLGAGDQGLMFGYACDETEEYMPLAITLAHRLTERLAYARHSGLLPYLRPDGKTQVTVELDDAGRPFRVDTIVLSTQHAEEITQKQIHQDVKEYIIKPVIPASLLDQNTKYYINPTGRFVIGGPKGDSGLTGRKIIVDTYGGAARHGGGAFSGKDATKVDRSASYMARYIAKNIVAAGLAKACEVQLAYAIGVSEPVSIAVDTFETGTVSEERLLEAIREIFPLSPSGIINSLDLRRPIYQPTATYGHFGRPSDKGYFPWEKTDRVQALLKAVQ, from the coding sequence ATGTCAAAAGAAAAAAGATTATTTACTAGTGAAAGTGTCACAGAAGGACATCCTGACAAGGTAGCCGACCAAATTAGTGATGCTATTCTGGACGCCGCTATTGCCCAAGATCCTAACAGTCGGGTAGCATGTGAAACCATCGTAAATACTGGCTTAGTTTTTATTTTTGGAGAGATCTCTACTAAAGCCGTCCTGAATTACCAAAAAATTGTTCGTGATACCGTGACTAAAATTGGTTACCGGCGTGGTAAGTTTGGCTTTGACGCTGAGAATTTATCAGTGATGGTGGCCATTGACCAACAATCTCCTGATATTGCCCAAGGGGTTGACATTTCCCTTGAAGCCCGAAAAGAAGACGATAGTTTGGCCGCTGAAGAAGCCATTGAGTCCCTAGGCGCTGGCGACCAAGGCTTGATGTTTGGTTACGCCTGTGATGAAACTGAGGAATATATGCCTCTGGCCATCACTCTAGCCCACCGCCTAACTGAACGTTTGGCCTATGCCCGCCACAGTGGCTTACTGCCTTACTTACGTCCCGATGGCAAAACCCAGGTAACAGTTGAATTGGATGATGCAGGCAGACCCTTCCGTGTGGACACGATCGTGCTTTCTACTCAACATGCTGAAGAAATTACCCAAAAACAAATCCACCAAGATGTTAAGGAATACATCATTAAACCGGTGATTCCAGCTTCCCTATTGGATCAAAATACCAAGTACTATATTAATCCGACTGGCCGCTTTGTTATTGGCGGACCTAAGGGTGATTCTGGCTTAACCGGCCGCAAGATTATTGTGGATACCTACGGTGGCGCAGCCCGTCATGGTGGTGGGGCCTTTTCCGGAAAGGATGCCACTAAAGTGGACCGGTCAGCTTCTTATATGGCCCGCTATATTGCTAAAAACATTGTTGCTGCAGGCCTAGCTAAGGCTTGTGAAGTCCAACTCGCCTACGCCATTGGAGTGAGCGAACCGGTATCTATCGCTGTCGATACTTTTGAAACCGGGACTGTTTCTGAAGAGCGCTTATTAGAAGCCATCCGTGAAATCTTCCCACTGTCACCATCTGGTATTATCAATAGCTTAGATTTGCGCCGGCCCATCTACCAACCAACCGCTACCTACGGCCACTTTGGGCGCCCTAGTGATAAGGGCTACTTCCCTTGGGAAAAAACCGACCGGGTCCAAGCCCTATTAAAGGCCGTCCAATAG
- a CDS encoding M24 family metallopeptidase codes for MTNHSYQRLDILQDNLKSQGISRLVISDPYAISYYYNIEFDPNERIWLMIAQADQEPVLIANELFVFEEPDKGQVVWIKDGDSIVEAFEKTKVFEDLAEGASVGVDKHLIAGWLLPLMEAYPAFNWLLTSDIVDQQRAIKSEAEMAAMREVSAITDQAMKRVIEEVIPYGYSEIEACDHLKKIFVEEGANQGLSFDPIIAYGPNGADPHHVPDHSKPELGDSVVIDIGCRHNYYCSDMTRTVYYGQPSEEALKIHQIVEEAQARGIRAAQVGQALAEVDLAGRNHIDQAGYGPYFTHRIGHFIGRECHEKGDVSKVNQTPIQAGNIFSVEPGIYLTGNTAVRIEDLVIAHEDGPEVINHYPRQAQIVEPK; via the coding sequence ATGACTAATCATAGCTACCAACGTTTAGACATTTTACAAGACAATCTCAAATCTCAAGGCATTAGTCGCTTAGTAATTAGTGATCCCTATGCCATTTCTTATTACTACAATATCGAATTCGATCCCAATGAGAGAATCTGGTTAATGATCGCCCAAGCTGACCAAGAGCCGGTTTTAATTGCCAATGAACTTTTTGTCTTCGAAGAACCTGACAAAGGCCAGGTGGTTTGGATTAAAGACGGTGATAGTATCGTTGAAGCCTTTGAAAAAACCAAAGTATTTGAGGACCTGGCAGAAGGTGCAAGCGTTGGTGTCGATAAACACCTGATTGCAGGATGGTTACTGCCCTTGATGGAAGCCTATCCAGCCTTTAACTGGTTACTGACTAGTGATATCGTTGACCAGCAGCGGGCCATCAAATCAGAAGCAGAAATGGCAGCCATGCGGGAAGTCTCTGCCATTACCGACCAGGCGATGAAGCGGGTGATTGAAGAAGTCATTCCCTATGGCTATAGTGAGATTGAAGCTTGCGATCATTTGAAGAAAATCTTTGTCGAAGAAGGAGCCAACCAAGGTCTTAGCTTTGACCCGATCATTGCCTATGGGCCTAATGGAGCTGACCCCCACCATGTGCCTGATCACTCTAAACCAGAATTAGGGGACTCTGTCGTTATTGACATCGGTTGCCGCCATAACTATTACTGTTCCGATATGACTCGGACCGTCTACTATGGCCAGCCCTCTGAAGAAGCCCTAAAAATCCACCAAATTGTTGAAGAAGCCCAAGCTCGTGGGATTAGAGCAGCCCAAGTGGGACAAGCCCTGGCTGAGGTTGATCTGGCGGGACGAAATCATATCGACCAAGCCGGTTACGGTCCTTACTTTACCCACCGTATCGGCCACTTTATCGGCCGGGAATGTCATGAGAAAGGGGACGTTTCAAAAGTCAACCAGACCCCTATCCAGGCTGGGAATATCTTCTCCGTCGAACCAGGGATCTATCTAACCGGTAATACCGCAGTCAGAATCGAAGACTTGGTCATCGCCCATGAAGATGGCCCTGAAGTCATCAACCACTATCCCCGTCAAGCACAAATTGTTGAACCAAAATAA